The Methylobacterium sp. PvR107 genome contains a region encoding:
- a CDS encoding IS110 family transposase: MPITVLGIDLGKNSCSLVGLDATGRVVLRRRMRRESVIAFGAQLPSCVVAMEACCGAHHMGRTLAAQGHTVRLMSPEYVRPYVKAQKNDDRDAEAIAEAATRPTMRFVALKSEAQLDMQTLHRVRDQLVGERTALMNQIRAILLERGHVVPQGRARLAARLASLLDDEAATDLTPRMRTLVTDVRERWQFLDQRIAALDAEFSEQARSDESARRLTTIPGIGALNATALVAAIGDVTTFARGRDLAAWLGLVPRQVTTGGRPKLVGITKRGSKYLRKMLIQGARAAMPTLQQSETRLGQWLRGLLARAHANTAVVALAAKMARTVWALLRHERVYEAAVIAA, encoded by the coding sequence ATGCCGATCACGGTGTTGGGGATCGACCTGGGCAAGAACAGCTGCAGCCTCGTCGGGCTGGACGCGACCGGGCGTGTTGTGCTGCGGCGGCGCATGCGGCGTGAGAGCGTGATCGCCTTCGGTGCGCAGTTGCCGTCCTGCGTTGTGGCGATGGAGGCGTGTTGCGGTGCCCATCACATGGGTCGAACGCTGGCAGCCCAGGGGCACACCGTTCGGCTGATGTCGCCCGAGTACGTGCGCCCCTACGTCAAGGCTCAGAAGAACGACGACCGTGATGCCGAGGCGATTGCCGAAGCGGCGACGCGTCCGACCATGCGCTTCGTGGCCCTCAAGTCGGAAGCGCAACTCGACATGCAGACCCTGCACCGGGTCCGCGATCAGCTCGTCGGCGAGCGGACAGCCCTGATGAACCAGATCCGCGCCATCCTGCTGGAGCGTGGCCATGTCGTGCCGCAGGGTCGTGCCAGATTGGCCGCCCGCCTCGCAAGCCTGCTCGACGACGAGGCAGCCACGGATCTCACACCCCGTATGCGGACCCTCGTGACGGACGTGCGCGAGCGCTGGCAGTTCCTCGATCAGCGCATCGCTGCCCTTGATGCCGAGTTCAGCGAGCAGGCCCGCTCGGATGAGAGTGCACGTCGGCTGACAACCATCCCCGGTATCGGCGCGCTCAACGCGACCGCCCTGGTGGCCGCCATCGGCGACGTGACGACCTTCGCGCGCGGACGTGATCTGGCAGCTTGGCTCGGCCTTGTGCCGCGGCAGGTCACGACCGGCGGACGGCCTAAACTCGTCGGCATCACCAAGCGCGGCAGCAAGTACCTGCGCAAGATGCTGATCCAGGGTGCACGGGCCGCGATGCCGACGCTCCAGCAGAGTGAGACCCGCCTCGGGCAGTGGCTGCGCGGGCTTCTGGCGCGGGCGCACGCCAACACAGCCGTGGTCGCGCTGGCCGCCAAGATGGCCAGGACTGTCTGGGCGCTCCTGCGCCATGAGCGCGTTTACGAGGCGGCTGTCATCGCCGCCTGA
- a CDS encoding transposase, with protein sequence MTSGCRWSDCPRAYGPRTTIYNRFNHWSRRGFWKVTLAALAKAGWAGDAAAFDSGYVRANRLAHGNVWPAPSASGSGSAGLGSLHKRIRPSGEPLAKMEIRASWAS encoded by the coding sequence ATCACTTCCGGCTGCCGCTGGAGCGATTGCCCGCGCGCCTACGGACCGCGCACCACAATCTACAACCGCTTCAATCACTGGTCGCGCCGCGGCTTCTGGAAAGTGACGCTCGCCGCGCTGGCCAAGGCCGGATGGGCCGGCGACGCAGCCGCCTTCGACAGCGGTTACGTTCGCGCTAACCGCTTGGCCCATGGCAACGTATGGCCCGCCCCGTCCGCAAGTGGCTCTGGTTCCGCTGGTCTGGGCAGTCTGCACAAACGTATCCGGCCTTCCGGCGAGCCGTTGGCCAAGATGGAGATCCGCGCGTCCTGGGCCTCATAA
- a CDS encoding IS630 family transposase: MVDPGAAPGEPGCGRPRRAGSLQKKLAATLAEEEARQPARPVTLFCTDEHRIGLKPVTRRVWAPRGQRPTALGHHRYAWLYVTAFVAPATGESHWYVGNGVSKPLFERLLALFAQEAGAGPQRTILLLLDGAGWHTEPGLRVPDGLRLIHLPPYTPELQPAEHLWRLVDEPIVNRHFDRIAEIQDRIEQRCRDLEAQPDIRRDNTLFRWWPQKSTPN, encoded by the coding sequence CTGGTCGATCCAGGCGCCGCGCCCGGAGAACCCGGCTGCGGCCGGCCCCGACGCGCAGGAAGCCTTCAAAAAAAACTCGCCGCCACGCTCGCCGAGGAAGAGGCGCGCCAGCCCGCCCGCCCGGTCACGCTCTTCTGCACGGACGAGCACCGCATCGGGCTGAAGCCCGTGACCCGCCGGGTCTGGGCCCCGCGTGGCCAGCGGCCCACCGCGCTTGGCCATCACCGCTACGCGTGGCTCTACGTCACCGCTTTTGTGGCGCCGGCCACCGGCGAGAGCCACTGGTACGTCGGCAACGGCGTCTCCAAGCCGCTGTTCGAGCGCTTGCTCGCCCTGTTCGCGCAGGAAGCCGGCGCAGGCCCACAGCGCACGATCCTCCTGCTGCTCGACGGGGCCGGCTGGCACACTGAGCCGGGACTGCGGGTGCCCGACGGCCTGAGGCTCATCCACCTGCCGCCCTACACCCCTGAACTCCAACCCGCCGAGCATCTCTGGCGCCTCGTCGACGAGCCGATCGTCAACCGGCATTTCGACCGGATCGCCGAGATCCAGGACCGCATCGAGCAGCGCTGCCGCGACCTCGAAGCTCAACCAGACATCCGCCGAGACAACACGCTCTTCCGCTGGTGGCCTCAGAAATCCACACCGAACTAA